DNA from Kitasatospora acidiphila:
CGCGGCCCGGACGGGCTGCACGCCCTGACCGCGCAGGGCAGTTGGCGGGCCACACCCCCCGAGCAGCTCAGCGGCAACCCGACCGGAGCGGGCGATGCGTGCGTCGCCGCCCTCGCCGCCGGGCTCGCGGCCGGCGCGCCGTGGCCCGACACCCTGCGCGAGGCCGTGGCGCTCTCGGCTGCCGCCGTCCCCTGTCCCGTCGCCGGCGACTTCGACGCCGAGACCTACCACCGCCTGCGCACCACCGTTCCCGTGGAGGAGATCCATGACGCTCACCCCGACCGATGAGATAGCCCGAGCCGCCGCCGAAAGCACGGTGGGCGTAGGCGCGTTCAACGTCGTCCAGCTCGAGCACGCGCAGGCCATCGTGGCCGGCGCCGAGGCGGCCGGGCGCCCGGTGATCCTCCAGATCAGCGAGAACACCGCCCGCTACCACGGCGCCCTCGAACCGATCGCGCTCGCCTCGCTCGCCACTGCCCGGGCCGCGAGCGTCCCCGTGGCCGTCCACCTCGACCATGCCGAATCGGTCGACCTCGTACGCGAGGCCGTCGAACTCGGCTTCACCTCGGTCATGTTCGACGCCGCCAAGCTCCCCTACGCGGAGAACGTCGCCGCCACCCGGGAGATCGCCGCGCACTGCCGCAGCAGGGGCGTCTGGGTCGAGGCCGAACTCGGCGAGGTCGGCGGCAAGGACGGCGCCCACGCCCCCGGTGTGCGCACCGACCCGGCCGAGGCCGCGGAGTTCGTCGCCGCGACCGGCGTGGACGCCCTCGCCGTTGCCGTGGGCAGCTCCCACACCATGCTCACCCGCGACGCCGTCCTCGACTTCGCTCTCATCTCCCGCCTGCGCGAGGCCGTGCCCGTGCCGCTCGTGCTGCACGGCTCCTCCGGCGTCAGCGACATCGACCTCGCCGAGGCCGTCCGGGCGGGCATGACGAAGGTCAACATCTCCACCCACCTGAACAAGACGTTCACCCAGACCGTCCGCGCGTACCTCGACACACATGCCGAGGTCGCCGACACCCGCAAGTACCTCGGCCCCGCCCGCGACGCCGTCGCGGCGGAGGTGGCGCGGTTGCTGCGGGTCCTTTCCACAATCTGACGCACCCGAACTGCGAGCCCGAACCAGGCAAGCGACCCGGCCCAGCCGCCTCGCGGCCGCCGGGTCGGGCGTCCTGGATCACTGACGCTTCGTCAGCGCGCGTTCGGTCAGCAGCCGGCGCCGGGCTGGACGGGCTTGAGGGCGACGAGGTAGCCGTCCACCGCGTCGGTGACGCAGCTGTTGCTTCGCCCATAGGCGGTGTGGCCAAGGCCGTTGAAGGTGAGCAGCATGCCGCCGGGCAGCTGGGAAGCGAGGCTCTTCGCGTCCTCGTACGGGGTCGCCGCGTCTCCGGTGGTGCCCACCACCAGGACCGGCGGCAGGCCATCGGCCTTCACCCGGTGCGGGTGCTGGGGCCCGGTGGGCCAGTTCCGGCAGCCCAGTTCGGCGAGCACGCTGGATGCGCCGAAGACACCCGAGTCCTGGTAGGCGCGGTCGAGCAGCTGCCAGTACACCTGAGGGTCCGTCGGGTGCGGCGAGTCGAGGCAGTTGACGGCGGTCAGGATGTCGCCGCTGTTGTCGCGCGGTGGGGCGTCGGCGGTACCGGCGCCATCGGCGCCCGAGCTGTCGTCCTGGAGGGACCCGCTCTGCTTGGCGATCGCGGCCAGCGCGGTGCCGTCACCGGAGCTTGCTGCTGTGCTCAGGCCCTCGGAGAGCGCCTGCCACTGGGACTCGGGCGCGTACATCGACATGGTGACGGCCGTGTGCAGCGCGTTCTCGTCGAGCCGGTCCGTGCTGCCCTTGATGCGCAGCGGGTGGCGGGCCGTCTTGGCGTAGAGATCGGCGATGAGCTTGCGGATTCCGTCCGGTGTGGCGGCCGGGCAGGACTTGCCGACCACCGAGGCGCATTTCTGCGCGTAGTCGTCCACCGCCTTGCGGAACGCCCGTCCACCGCTGAGCGCCTGCTCGGACCAGTCGCGTGCGGGGTCGATGGCGCCGTCGAGCACCAGGGCGCGCACCCGGTGCCGGAACTGCTCGGCGTAGACGGTGCCCAGGTAGGTGCCGTAGGACCAGCCGAGGTAGCTCAGCTTCTCGTCACCGAGGACCGCGCGCAGCACGTCCAGGTCGCGGGCCGCGTCCAGCGTCCCGACGTGCGGCAGGAGGTCGCCGCTGTGCGCGCGGCAGGCCGCCACGCTCCGGTCGGCGTCCGCGAGGGCGGCCTGGCGTTCGGCGTCGGTGCGGGGATAGAGCGGCTGCGTCGCCTCGGCGCCGCCGGGACCTTGGTCGGTTGTGTCGTCCTGGGCGGTGCAGTCCACGGCGGGCTTGCTGCCCGCGACGCCGCGCGGGTCGAAACCGACGATGTCGAAGTGCGCCCTGGCCTCCTTGCCGAAGGAGTCCAGGCCGCCCTCCTTCAGCGTGGCCACCCCGGAGGCGCCCGGGCCTCCCGGGTCGAAGACCAGCGATCCGATGCGCTTGGCCGGGTCGGTCGCGGCAGCCCTGATCAGCGGGAGGGTGAAGGTCCGCCCGTCCTGCGGCTGCGCGTAGTCCATCGGGACGGTCAGCGTGGCGCACTGCAGCTCGCCGCAGGCGGTCCAGACCGGGTGCTGCTGGTAGAAGGCGCGCAGGGCGGGCTGGACGGCCGGCTCGGTCGCGGCCGGTGGCGACGCCTGGGCGCCGGGGCCGAGCGCGTGGTCGGGGGTGTTCGGGCCGCAACCGACAAGGGCGGCGGTCAGTGATGCCAGGACCAGGGCGACCGTGCCACGGCCCACCGATCGGTTCGTCCGCTCATGTCCTCGCACCGCTTTGCTCCGTCCCGCTTCAGCCAACTACTGCGGCCGAAAGCCTGACCGGGACACCATGAGGAATTCATGAGGACGTCAGCGGCCGTCCTCAGCCGGCCGTGAACCGCGTTCGTCCCGCCCCTGGGCACAGGGCTCCACTCCCCCAATAACGTGCATGCCAGGATCGGCGAACCTTCATGGCTACCAAGGGAGTTCCATCATGGATCTGACCGGACCTCAGCTCAGTCGGCGTACCTTCACCCGCTCGGCGGTCGTGCTCGGCGCGGCCGGTGCGCTAGCCGGGCTCGGCGCTCTCGGCACCGCCCGGGCCGCCTCATTGCCCGGCGGCGCCGACTGGCTGGCCGCCCTGCCGGACAGCGCACCACTGGCCCGGCTGACCATCCCCGGCACCCATGACACCTGCGCCCTCTACGACGGCCCGCTCGTCCAGTGCCAGAACCTGTCGGTGCCCGACCAACTCACCGCCGGAATCCGCTTCCTGGACATGCGCTGCCGGGCGATCAACGGCGTCTTCGCGATCCACCACTCGCAGTTCTTCCAGATATCACGGGATTGGCGTTTTCTCCCAGGTCAGAGGCCTGGTGCACGCTTCGGAGTCAGCAAAGTGTCAGCAAGTCTCCGAGGAGTGCGAACCGATCATGGCAACCATCAAGCTCGTCCGCGGCATGGGCACCTTCTTCAAGGAGTGCGAGCACCCTGAATCGGCGTGGAGCAGGTGCCCGCACGAGTACAAGATCCGCTACCGCAACGCGGCCGGCCGCCAGACCGAGGAAGGCGGCTTCAGCGACCAGACCAAGGCGAAGACCCGCCTCGCCGAGATCTACCACGCGCGGAAGAACGCGCCACAGAGCCAGCGCAAGGCCGAGCGCATCCAGAAGTACGGGAGCATGCAGTTCGCCGAGTACGTCGCGGACTGGAAGAAGGGCCAGCGACACCTCAACCCGAGCTCACTGGCGCACCTCGACTCCCTCCTGACTAACCATCTGCTCCCGGAGTTCGCCAGCCGCCGAATGGGGACGTTCGACCACAAGGTCGTGGAGGCGTTCATCCAGACTATGGAGCGCAGCGGTACCGGCCTTGCCACGCAGGCCAACGCCTTCGAGAAGTTGAAGGCGGTCCTGTTGGACGCGCACCGGCTCGGCCTCTACGAGGACAGCCCGCTCCAAGGCGTCAAGCCGCCGCAGTACGACCCCAAGCGGGCAGCGATCCCGTCGGTCGACCAGGTGAAGCAGCTCCGCACCGCGGGTAGCGACGCGTTCCGCGTGGTGGCCGACCTCATGAGTGGGTGCGGCTTGCGCAACGGTGAAGCGTACGCCGTCAACGTCAAGAACATCGTCGCGGACGACATCTATCGGGTCCACGAGCAGGTCAATCAGACCACCGGGTCTTTCGCGCGCCTGAAGCACCGCAAGGACGACGAGTACCGAGACGTCCCGCTGCCTGCTTACACCCGGCGCACCATCGAGTGGTACGCCGACACCTACGGGACCGTCGGCGGCTACCTCCTCCGCCGCACCAAGGACATCACACGGCCGATACAGGGGCGGACCTTCGAGAGCCAGTGGCAGACAATCAGGAAGTCCGGCCGGGTCGACATCCCCGAAGGCATGGTCATGTACGGCCTGCGCCACTTCTTCGCGTCGAACTGCCTCGCCAACGGCATCCCGATCACCGACGTCGCCGAGTGGATGGGTCACCGCAGCGTCGACATCACCTTCAAGGTCTACCGCCACCTGATGCCCGGCTCCATCGGCCGCGCCGCCCAGGTCCTCGACCTCGGACTGGCCGCCTGATGAGTGGGAAGGGCCAGCCCCCGGGCTGGCCCTTCCCACAGCTTTCGTCAACTCACCCAGCAGGCAGCCTCTGCTGCTTCACCCACGCCTGGACTTCCGAGATCTTGAACTGCAGCTTGGCGTTCCGCCCTGACCCGAACCGGTACGGCACCAGGCCAACGCCGGCGGCTTCACGGTAGACCCACGCGACAGACATATTCAGGTACTCGGCGGTCTGCTTAACATTCATGAACTGCTCGGGCACGGGCTCCTCCTGTACGGCCAAACCGAAGTTCGCGGAACCCGAATATCGATGGCGGAGGATAGTTTGGATGCACCGCCGCCGCGTGGTACAGACCCCAACTGAAGGCTGCTTCGAGCAGGCCATTCGCAGGAGCTTGAGAGTCATCTGAGGAGCTAGCTTGAGACTGGAACCACTTGACCCCCAGCGATCGAAAAGTCGTCTGACTAATGTTCACCAGTCCGAATCGCGCAGGTCAGGGCCTATCCCATCCAGCCCACATGATGCTTGATGCCACCTCATGACGCCCAATCCGTGAGAGGCGCGTGAGAGGCAGCGTGCAAGCGGGAGTTCGGGAGTGATTTGCCTCACACCCCCGCGGTAGCGTTGATCAACGTCCCAGAGCGCCTCTCCGTCCCCGCCCTGGCGCAGCCAGCTGCCGACCCCAGCCAAAGTATCCGCACTATTCATGCCACTGCAAAAATGCATTGCCGGCCAGCCGATAACCCCTTCACCCGGACATCGGCAATAGAATGAGACCGCTTAGATGCAATCCACAGAGCGCGTAGGGGCTGAGTGCGCTTCGGCCGGATTACTTCCAAGCCGTCCGCGATCCGGCCTCGTAGGGTGCCGAAGTATCTCCAGCCCGGATCCACGAAACAGCGCACTGCCCCAGAGTCTCGCCCTGCGGACTGGTGAGGCCGTGGACAGTCTCCATGTACGCCAGCGATGCCGCGGCGGCACGACGCAAGGGACTGCCGTCACTCCACCGCTGCTCGAGCCACCGCACAACGGCTGGATTACCCCGGGCAGCACCTGCACCGCGATTACCTGTTCGGCGGCGTGGTCGACCGCCCATTTACCCCCGACGGTGTGCCGGAGCACCCGACCCGCTGGCCGACCCAGGCCGCCCTCGACGAGCTCGACCTTCCGACCGACACCCAGGCTCGGGCACGACGTCTTCGCCCGGATCGAGGTCGCCAGCGCAGCACCCGGTTCGACGGGACGACGAGCTGTGCCTGGAGCTGCTGCGCCGCCAGCAGGCCGACCAGGAGGTGCGCCTCGTGCCGGTAGAAGAGCGCTCCCCCGATGCTCTCGAGCGGTGGCGGGCCGTGGACAGGGAGAATACGGCTTAGCCTCCGCGTTTCGCTTGGGGTTGGCTGAGTCGGGCTGACGGTGTTGGCAGCGGTCCGAGGGCCGAGGTTCGGGTGCTGGGCATGGCGAGTGCCCGACGCGGCGGCCGGTGTCTCCAAGGTCCTCGGTTCGTGGGCGGTCAGGGTGGTCGTGTCGGGTCAGGTGACGGGCCGGGGCAGGGCCTGCAGTCGGGTGAATGCGTGCGCGAGGTCGTGGCGCCAGGGCCAGGTGGCGGCGATCCGCAGGTGCAGTCGGCGGGCGCCGCGGGTGATGCGGGCGGCGGCGTGGAGCACCCGGTAACGGAGCTTCTTCGGCTCAGCTGTGGCCAACTCTCCCTCCAGCAGGAGGGCTTGAGTCCAGGCAAGCAGGTCGATGGCGGTCAGGGACAGCTCCAGCCACGCGGTGTTGATGGCGAAGTGACGCGAGGGGAAGCGGCCGAATCCGGTGGTCTTGCCGCAACGGATCCGGTCCTCGACACGGGCGTGCGCGCGGTGGCGGACCTCCAGCAGTTGCAGGGAGCCCTGGCCGTGGGGGGTGTCGGTGAGGAGGATCTGGTGGCGCATGCCCTCGTCCAGGTCGAACAGAGACAGCTGGGCGCCGGGGTGCGGGCGTTCACGGCGGACGATGATCCGGGTGCCCTCGGGCAGGCCCGGCAGGTTGACCAGGCCGGTCAGCTCGGCGACCTCGGCGCCGTCGCGCAGGGAGCCGTCCTGTTCGAGGGCGGGATGCCATACACGGTCGGGCAGGTGGCGGATCGCCCGGCGGACCGGCTCGGTGATGGACCATCCGACGGAGAACGACGCGTGGATCCCGCGCGAGCGCAGGGCGCGAATGTGGGCCAGGAACGCTTTGGCGGAGCCGGCGCTGTCGGCGCGGACGAGGATCTCGGTGCCGTGGCGGTGGGCGTCGGGGATCTGGGCGAGCGCGGCGTCGAGCACGGCGATGTGGTCGGCGGCCGTGTTCGCGGCGGCGTTGCCCGGCCGCAGCACACCTGCCAGGGCCTCGCCCGTGTTGTCGAGGAAGCACAGCAGCGGGTGGTAGCCGAAGCCGCGCTTGTAGGTCGGCGCCGCGTTCTCCTTCTCGGAGTGGCAGGTGACCAGAGTGGCATCGATGTCCAGGACCAGGCCTGGTAGTTCGCGCCCGCCCGCTTGCGCAGCGGGGATGCCGTGGCGGGTCTCACCGGCCTGCAGCCAGGCGATCTCGCGGGCGGCGGCGCGGGCCGCGCGCAACGCTTTGAGCGCGGCGGGGTCGATACCGGCCAGCAGCCGCCAGGCGGTCGGGGTGGAGGCGACGGGGCCGAAGACTTCGGGCTGGTCACGCAGCAGGGTCAGGTCGGCGATGGCCTCGCCGCCGTCGGCGAGCATCACCGCCAGGTCGACCGCGATCCGGCCCGGATCGTGGCCGGTGCCGCGCGGACGAAGCCGGCGCAGGGCCTCGCTGAAGGCGCGGGTGAGGCCGGTGGCGTCGGCGAGATCGGCCAGCAGCCGGGATCCGGCGTGGCTGACGACCCCGCGCCCGTCGGCGGAGACGACGAGCCGGGGACGTGACCCGGTAGTGTGCACGTAGAAAGTGCCTTCCCGCTGGGCTGACAGAGACCTTCGACAAGCCTCATCTTCCCAGCGCAGAAGGCACTTTCGCGTTCCCGCTCATGATCCGGACAGGGCCCCAAGTGAAACGCGCAGGTTAGCTGCGGGCAACGGTCGCCGACGTCGGTTGGCCGGACCACGCCATGAACGGCTGGGACGGAGCTCTTGCGGCCTGGCTGCTCGCCCAGCACGCCGACCACGATCGGGGCTTCCCGCGATACTTCCTCGACCTGCTCGCCGCTGCCTCAAACTGGGGCTGCCGACTCGCAGCACGCTGCGCTGTTGGAAGACCGCGTACGGCTCGCCGCCGGCGTGCCTCAGGTGTTCGGCACCCAGCTGGGGTGGTCGGCCGACGGCCGACCCGACCCGCTTCCGATCGTCGAGCCCGCCGGAGTCGGTGGGCAGCCGGCCGCGTGGGGATTCGAGTCGCTCGAGGCCTATGTCGAGCGGCTGCGCGCTCGAGCGTGACCCTATGGGTCACCACCAGGTGAGGTGCTCGTCGTGGTAGTTCGCCAGGGCCGACCCGGGCACCTGCCCGACTCCGACTACCGGAACACATGCGCCGAGTGACAGTCCTGATTCGGACCTATCTGAGATGCCACGGCCGATGATGTTCTCGACGGCCAGGGCCAACGCCTCTGACCGCTGGCAGTCGCCGGGACCAGCGCTGGAAGGGAGATCTCTTCAGTCCAAAAACAGCGAGCAGGCCGCCGACCAGCAGGCCGGCGGCGCCAGCCGCGATTTTGATCCACCGCTGGTTCTCGTCAGAACCGAGGTGGAGCAGATCCGTCTGGTCCGATTCGCCACGGTAGAGCACCTGGCCAAGCGTCCTCCATGAGTTGCTCTCTCGCGATGTCGAAGGCTTCGGCCCTATCGCGGCCAGCAGCTTCCTTCTGTGCGTGTCAAAGGCAGCACGGATCAACTCCCCATATCCGATGGCTTCCGCGACTGCGGCTCGGTACGCCAGGAAGCTGAGGAGCGCGGCGCCGACCAAGCATGGTGCCCAGATCTGGATCGGCAGGCCGACACCGGCGAACACCACTGCGACAAGGAAAAAGAGGGCCGACAGCAACGAGATCACGAGCATCCGCTCCAGGTTGGCTCGGGCGGTGCTGAGAGGAGTCAGCAGAGCGGTTGGTAGCAATCCATACAGTCGGGGCCAGAAGAACACCCCATCGACTCCATAACGGTCGTTGGGGTAGCACTCGGCGGCCAGCATGACGTTGCCGAGCCGTGTCGGTAGCAGAGGCCAGTCGTCTTCAGAATCCTCGGATAGCGGTGGGAACTCGCGGTGCAGGCGGGCGAAGTCACTGTCGGTGCGGAGCGCTCTAAGCTTGTCCCGCCGCCTGGCCTGACGTCGCTCTCCCCATCTGGCGAGCGGCGTGAGCCACTCCGGCCAGTAGCCCTCGTATGCCTGGATGACCGCCGGCATGGCAATCTCGACGAACCAGCCGAGAATGAGCAGCACGGCGAGCGCGCCACCGGCGACAAGCACTTGCCGTAGTCCTGTCAGGCCGTTCAACCAGTGGTCAACATCCGACCATCCTATGTGTGTCGCAATCAAGGCACCGACGCTGGCCCCGAATGTGAGCACCGGAAGCAGGATCGTCGTGACGAGCGGGCCGTCCAGCCAGCCACTGGTCTTGTCCAGGAGCGTGCCGACCGTGCTCACGGCGTCCTCACCACCTGAACGGGTGGGGGCCGAGGTTCTTCGGGTCTGGACAGTCAGGCATCGGCTGCGGCTTCACTACGAACCTCTGCGGATGTCCGCAGTGTCTGAAGACGCCGCCATACCGGCATACCTTGAGGAGCAACGGAACTCTGGGATACGGCCCCGGCAGGTGAGCGTCACTCCCGCGAAGTGGGTCCAGATGTGGATCGGACCAGATGCGAAGATTGTCGTCGTCCTCCACGATGACGACCGAACCGGGCGTCAGTTCCGCGGCCAATGGAAGCAATTCATCTACGCGTGAATCAGCTGGGGCCAGAATCATCGGTGGAAGATCGGCCAGAATAGACGAGATTGGACGGCCTTCTGGATTCTCCGGCAGCGCTTCGGAGCGCACAGCTGCCAGCGGCTTGTTCATCTCGTCCACGATTACGATCCAGCGGTCTCCCATACCATGGGCGGCCACCTCGCGAATTGCAGTCTCCGCGGGTACTCGAGTAGCTTCTTCCAGTGGCTTATCTCCCAGACGCTCTGCATTCGGCGCGTTCATAATGCCACCTCCGCGGTGCGCAGGTTCAGGAAGACCGGGAATCCAACATGGAGGTATTGGATCCAATTCACTGGGGAACATCCCCTCAGGATGGCACGTTGAGCGCCCTGGTAGGCCGAGAGAGTGTCGCATTCCGCTAGCCTGCTGTAGAATTCTTTGGCAAAATTGTGGGCTGCCCCAGAGCGCACTGGCGCAGAGCAGGAGATCTCGGCGGTAACCCCTCTTACGCGCAAGGCGAGGGGGAATCCATTGAGGTCACCGGCATGCGGGATCTGCAGGCCGGAAGAGCACGCGTTGAGGAAGGCCAGCGATGCCCGGCATCCCCAGTGCAACCACTCATAGGCACTCACCGAAACGTCTTTCGTGAGATTCAGTCTGGAGGTGGACGAAAGTGGCCATTGCTGAAAATCGCAGTCTGCCACGATGTGGATAATTCCCCACTCGCGGTCCCGATCGAGTATCAAGTGATGGCCCTCGGCGGCCCGGCGAGGCTTTGTCACGGTGAAACCCAGATTCTCTACCCAGGGTTCCAGGGAATCCACCTCGTCGCGTGCGTGAATGCCGTGATGCCATCCCCCAAGAAATGCGGATTCCAGGACTCCCGGACTGGGAGGCGGCAAGTCGAGATTGGGAAGGTAGCCAACTCGGAATTTCTCCACCATGTAGCCGCCTGGACCGAGAGCCGCATGGATCGGAAGTCCGGCGAAGTCTCGATGGAGGATCAATACGATGATTTCCGCGCCTGCGACCTGGTCAAGCCATGGGGCCACCGCTTTGTTGTGCAGGTCTTTCAGATCATCGATCAAGGATTCCTGGCTCCCCCTAGCGGTTATCCGGTTGGTAATGTCTTCGCGGATCTTCTTGAGCCATGACAAGGGGACGTCGATACGGGAGGACCAGTACCTGCTGCTCCCGTCGGTCACCCCCGCACCCAGCGCCCAGGCACCATGTTGACGTGTATCCAGAAGCTGCACGAAGGTGACGCGAGGCCCGAAGCGCGCGGCGACCTCAGCAGGACTGGCCGGGGCTCGGGTGGGAGGAGAAACGGGTTCCGTCGTCACGCGCGCCAGCATCATGTCGAACAGCCACTCCTCCACATGCGATGTACCGCCGCGCTGCCGCCCCTCGGCCAGCTCGAATTCCTTGACCAGGTCGGGGTTCTGGGTGAATGCTTCAATCAGCGCACCGATCGGCGCGTGCGCGGCGTTGAAAGCCCACTCGTCGTACCCCTGGGAAGCCAGGAGACCGGCGATACGGGCGCATGGGGTGGTCAGGCTATGCGCGACATCGATCAAGTCGGCTGTCCCGCGAGCCACTGCCAGTGAGTCACGCACGACGTTGCACGCCGCAGCCGCCGACCCGATCACGCCCTCGACCTTGCCCGGGCTTTCGGGTTGGTGATGAGAACGAACCAACGCCAGCTGCGCTCTGATCGCTTCAGTGAAATGCCCGCCCTTACGTGAGACCTGGTATGCCTCCTGGGCCACGGCATGGCACTGCCCAGCGTTGAGGCCGGGGGTTGCGGCCAGTCGACTGAGAATCTCGGGTCGAAAGTGCGGAGCGTAGCCCTGGGCGAACTCGTCGGCTATCTCCAGGCACACCCGTTTGACATCGGCCGCCGATGTGCACTGACAGACCGGCAGTCGGTCTACGCGCCAGCCCCGGTGCGGTGGCCGCCAGTGATCCACCGCGCAGAGCTCATCAAGGAGAGCAGGTTCGGACTGAACCGCGTTCACGTCATGGCAGGCGTCCAGAAGAACGTGCACAAGGCCCGGAACGTGCTCACTACGGAGCTTGTGCTCCAGCTCGCCAATGTGCGAGTTGCTGAGCGCGTCGGGTGTACCGGACGCGGCGCGGCGTGATGCTGGGCGTGTTCGGTCACGCCTGGCGGCCACGGGGGCTGTTGAGACGCCCGGTCTCCACTCGTTGGAGAGCCGGGACCAGAACCACGAGGCGGTAGGACGCTCGAGATGATCGAGGGTTTTGCTCACGTCACTTGCGGCATCGGCGAGTTGCTTGCCGATCTTGCTTCCCAACCTCGGCCAGGTGCCTCGATTGCCGAATTCCGTACCCCGCAGTAATTGCTCATACCCGTCGACTCTGGCCGTTCGATCACGCTCCAGCCGGATGAGTTGCAGTCGGGCTCTCATCCTTTCTTCGTCATCGTCGCTCGTGATGAGAGTCATGGCTTTGCGCGCGCAGGTGGAGGCTAGCTCGTACTCGCCGAAGATCTCCGCGGCACCGGCAGAATCCAGCAGGTATCGCACGACCTTGTTGTGAGGCAGGGACTCGTAGTCGTTATCACCGGGCTGAAATTCGACCGACGCCCCACTCCTGGCTTCCTCCAAGTCACTTTCCACAAGCCGGTAGGCTGTCAGGCAGTTATCAGCCGATTTCAGCCAACCGACTCGCTCCAGTTTGCGGAGGTTTCTCCAGCACTCGCCCACACCGACACCGATCGCAAGAAACAGGGATCTCAGGCTTAAATTGGGTACGTGTCGGAGGAGCATCCGGCGGGCCTCTGCCAGCCGAGGCAGGGCGACCTCAATGCAGTCTCCACGCTGCTCAAGGTCCGGGA
Protein-coding regions in this window:
- a CDS encoding helix-turn-helix transcriptional regulator, with the translated sequence MPEQFMNVKQTAEYLNMSVAWVYREAAGVGLVPYRFGSGRNAKLQFKISEVQAWVKQQRLPAG
- a CDS encoding tyrosine-type recombinase/integrase, which produces MATIKLVRGMGTFFKECEHPESAWSRCPHEYKIRYRNAAGRQTEEGGFSDQTKAKTRLAEIYHARKNAPQSQRKAERIQKYGSMQFAEYVADWKKGQRHLNPSSLAHLDSLLTNHLLPEFASRRMGTFDHKVVEAFIQTMERSGTGLATQANAFEKLKAVLLDAHRLGLYEDSPLQGVKPPQYDPKRAAIPSVDQVKQLRTAGSDAFRVVADLMSGCGLRNGEAYAVNVKNIVADDIYRVHEQVNQTTGSFARLKHRKDDEYRDVPLPAYTRRTIEWYADTYGTVGGYLLRRTKDITRPIQGRTFESQWQTIRKSGRVDIPEGMVMYGLRHFFASNCLANGIPITDVAEWMGHRSVDITFKVYRHLMPGSIGRAAQVLDLGLAA
- a CDS encoding alpha/beta hydrolase, with the translated sequence MGRGTVALVLASLTAALVGCGPNTPDHALGPGAQASPPAATEPAVQPALRAFYQQHPVWTACGELQCATLTVPMDYAQPQDGRTFTLPLIRAAATDPAKRIGSLVFDPGGPGASGVATLKEGGLDSFGKEARAHFDIVGFDPRGVAGSKPAVDCTAQDDTTDQGPGGAEATQPLYPRTDAERQAALADADRSVAACRAHSGDLLPHVGTLDAARDLDVLRAVLGDEKLSYLGWSYGTYLGTVYAEQFRHRVRALVLDGAIDPARDWSEQALSGGRAFRKAVDDYAQKCASVVGKSCPAATPDGIRKLIADLYAKTARHPLRIKGSTDRLDENALHTAVTMSMYAPESQWQALSEGLSTAASSGDGTALAAIAKQSGSLQDDSSGADGAGTADAPPRDNSGDILTAVNCLDSPHPTDPQVYWQLLDRAYQDSGVFGASSVLAELGCRNWPTGPQHPHRVKADGLPPVLVVGTTGDAATPYEDAKSLASQLPGGMLLTFNGLGHTAYGRSNSCVTDAVDGYLVALKPVQPGAGC
- a CDS encoding CHAT domain-containing protein, which produces MKGYLQKGGPVSWRLAVYDHLIALLRPTYGVGGGTSKPDCSGWVWLLNDAGHAAFELHERDRAISLFDEAWNSRAVLRLDALEGAKAVAHTALQYEMVAGYLPDLEQRGDCIEVALPRLAEARRMLLRHVPNLSLRSLFLAIGVGVGECWRNLRKLERVGWLKSADNCLTAYRLVESDLEEARSGASVEFQPGDNDYESLPHNKVVRYLLDSAGAAEIFGEYELASTCARKAMTLITSDDDEERMRARLQLIRLERDRTARVDGYEQLLRGTEFGNRGTWPRLGSKIGKQLADAASDVSKTLDHLERPTASWFWSRLSNEWRPGVSTAPVAARRDRTRPASRRAASGTPDALSNSHIGELEHKLRSEHVPGLVHVLLDACHDVNAVQSEPALLDELCAVDHWRPPHRGWRVDRLPVCQCTSAADVKRVCLEIADEFAQGYAPHFRPEILSRLAATPGLNAGQCHAVAQEAYQVSRKGGHFTEAIRAQLALVRSHHQPESPGKVEGVIGSAAAACNVVRDSLAVARGTADLIDVAHSLTTPCARIAGLLASQGYDEWAFNAAHAPIGALIEAFTQNPDLVKEFELAEGRQRGGTSHVEEWLFDMMLARVTTEPVSPPTRAPASPAEVAARFGPRVTFVQLLDTRQHGAWALGAGVTDGSSRYWSSRIDVPLSWLKKIREDITNRITARGSQESLIDDLKDLHNKAVAPWLDQVAGAEIIVLILHRDFAGLPIHAALGPGGYMVEKFRVGYLPNLDLPPPSPGVLESAFLGGWHHGIHARDEVDSLEPWVENLGFTVTKPRRAAEGHHLILDRDREWGIIHIVADCDFQQWPLSSTSRLNLTKDVSVSAYEWLHWGCRASLAFLNACSSGLQIPHAGDLNGFPLALRVRGVTAEISCSAPVRSGAAHNFAKEFYSRLAECDTLSAYQGAQRAILRGCSPVNWIQYLHVGFPVFLNLRTAEVAL
- a CDS encoding IS1380 family transposase; amino-acid sequence: MHTTGSRPRLVVSADGRGVVSHAGSRLLADLADATGLTRAFSEALRRLRPRGTGHDPGRIAVDLAVMLADGGEAIADLTLLRDQPEVFGPVASTPTAWRLLAGIDPAALKALRAARAAAREIAWLQAGETRHGIPAAQAGGRELPGLVLDIDATLVTCHSEKENAAPTYKRGFGYHPLLCFLDNTGEALAGVLRPGNAAANTAADHIAVLDAALAQIPDAHRHGTEILVRADSAGSAKAFLAHIRALRSRGIHASFSVGWSITEPVRRAIRHLPDRVWHPALEQDGSLRDGAEVAELTGLVNLPGLPEGTRIIVRRERPHPGAQLSLFDLDEGMRHQILLTDTPHGQGSLQLLEVRHRAHARVEDRIRCGKTTGFGRFPSRHFAINTAWLELSLTAIDLLAWTQALLLEGELATAEPKKLRYRVLHAAARITRGARRLHLRIAATWPWRHDLAHAFTRLQALPRPVT
- a CDS encoding DUF6624 domain-containing protein, whose amino-acid sequence is MRPGCSPSTPTTIGASRDTSSTCSPLPQTGAADSQHAALLEDRVRLAAGVPQVFGTQLGWSADGRPDPLPIVEPAGVGGQPAAWGFESLEAYVERLRARA
- a CDS encoding PI-PLC domain-containing protein: MDLTGPQLSRRTFTRSAVVLGAAGALAGLGALGTARAASLPGGADWLAALPDSAPLARLTIPGTHDTCALYDGPLVQCQNLSVPDQLTAGIRFLDMRCRAINGVFAIHHSQFFQISRDWRFLPGQRPGARFGVSKVSASLRGVRTDHGNHQARPRHGHLLQGVRAP
- a CDS encoding class II fructose-bisphosphate aldolase, producing MTLTPTDEIARAAAESTVGVGAFNVVQLEHAQAIVAGAEAAGRPVILQISENTARYHGALEPIALASLATARAASVPVAVHLDHAESVDLVREAVELGFTSVMFDAAKLPYAENVAATREIAAHCRSRGVWVEAELGEVGGKDGAHAPGVRTDPAEAAEFVAATGVDALAVAVGSSHTMLTRDAVLDFALISRLREAVPVPLVLHGSSGVSDIDLAEAVRAGMTKVNISTHLNKTFTQTVRAYLDTHAEVADTRKYLGPARDAVAAEVARLLRVLSTI